In Meiothermus ruber DSM 1279, the following proteins share a genomic window:
- a CDS encoding single-stranded-DNA-specific exonuclease RecJ — protein sequence MKWRLREWPHVAELRPLIEQLGIPPLAAAVFWNRGFRRKEDLEPPLVCLPIDGLKQAALRIIEALEKRERIRVHGDYDADGLTGTALLLNGLERLGAEIHAFIPHRLEEGYGVLMDRVPEHLEACDLFITVDCGITNHAELRALVENGVSVLVTDHHSPGAAPPPGLVVHPALSPGLQGQAHPTGSGVAFLLLWQVYELLGRDPPLEYADLAAIGTVADVAPLQGFNRALVQEGLRRLRDSANLGLKVLAAEHCQEFSASEIAFRIAPRINAASRLGQAGIALELLTTQDVLQAGVLAERLTQLNVQRQRIEEAMLERIWPTLDPTHPALVIHDAEGHPGVMGIVASRVLERYYKPVFIIAEGKGSVRSTPGISAVGALQSARAYLERFGGHAQAAGFAIRESQIPAFTEAIHRYAAQFPVPEPEIVLDGWLDGEDLDELHRALQLLEPLGEGNPEPLFYTQGRPEYVRTMGEGKHLSFRLNGVRVVKWRDNGERLPEALELAAGLALNRWNGEQSIELRAQAYRPLTAAPPSGWAIPLPLAEAVRQAIAQAARVYVHPEGAGWFIERGALVVKPEEAEYWFSLPTQPAHPRRVYIALSEKALRALEAAPDPLVQALGRRVATAYRLGLAAQLAESLERYWQAL from the coding sequence ATGAAGTGGAGACTCCGTGAATGGCCCCATGTGGCCGAACTTCGACCATTAATTGAGCAACTGGGTATACCCCCGCTGGCGGCGGCGGTCTTCTGGAACCGGGGGTTTCGGCGAAAAGAAGACCTCGAGCCCCCCCTGGTATGCCTTCCCATCGATGGCCTCAAGCAGGCGGCTTTGCGCATCATTGAAGCTTTGGAAAAACGCGAGCGCATCCGGGTTCACGGCGATTACGACGCCGACGGCTTGACCGGCACGGCGCTGCTGCTGAACGGTTTGGAGAGGCTGGGCGCCGAGATCCATGCCTTTATCCCCCACCGCCTGGAGGAGGGCTACGGGGTGCTGATGGATCGGGTGCCGGAGCACCTCGAGGCCTGCGACCTGTTCATCACGGTAGACTGCGGTATCACCAACCATGCCGAGCTGCGCGCGCTGGTCGAGAATGGGGTCTCGGTGCTGGTCACCGATCACCATTCGCCGGGCGCTGCGCCGCCGCCGGGCCTGGTGGTGCACCCGGCCCTCTCGCCCGGGCTGCAAGGCCAGGCGCACCCCACCGGTTCGGGGGTGGCCTTCTTGCTGCTGTGGCAGGTGTACGAACTGCTGGGCCGGGATCCACCCTTAGAGTACGCCGACCTGGCCGCAATTGGTACGGTGGCCGACGTGGCCCCTTTGCAGGGCTTTAATCGGGCCCTGGTTCAGGAGGGGTTGCGCCGCCTGCGCGACTCCGCCAACCTGGGCCTCAAAGTACTGGCAGCGGAACACTGCCAGGAATTCAGCGCCAGCGAGATTGCCTTTCGCATCGCGCCCCGCATTAATGCGGCCTCGAGGCTGGGGCAGGCCGGGATCGCCCTGGAACTCCTCACCACTCAGGATGTTTTGCAAGCCGGTGTCCTGGCGGAGCGCCTAACCCAGCTCAATGTGCAGCGGCAGCGCATCGAAGAGGCCATGCTGGAACGCATCTGGCCCACCCTTGACCCCACCCATCCGGCGTTGGTCATCCACGATGCCGAAGGGCACCCTGGGGTGATGGGCATTGTGGCCAGCCGGGTGCTCGAGCGCTACTACAAGCCGGTGTTTATCATCGCCGAGGGCAAGGGGTCGGTGCGCTCCACACCCGGTATCAGCGCGGTGGGGGCTTTGCAGTCCGCCAGGGCCTACCTCGAGCGCTTTGGGGGCCACGCCCAAGCGGCGGGGTTTGCCATTCGAGAAAGCCAGATCCCGGCCTTTACCGAGGCCATCCACCGCTATGCAGCGCAGTTCCCGGTGCCAGAACCCGAGATTGTGCTGGACGGATGGCTGGATGGGGAAGACTTAGACGAGCTGCACCGAGCCTTACAATTGCTAGAACCCCTGGGTGAGGGCAACCCCGAACCGTTGTTTTATACCCAAGGCAGGCCGGAATATGTGCGCACCATGGGCGAGGGCAAGCACCTATCGTTCCGTTTGAACGGGGTTCGGGTTGTAAAGTGGCGCGACAACGGCGAGCGCCTGCCCGAGGCCCTCGAGCTGGCCGCGGGGCTGGCGCTGAACCGCTGGAACGGCGAACAGAGCATCGAGCTGAGGGCCCAGGCCTACCGGCCACTAACGGCCGCCCCGCCATCGGGGTGGGCTATTCCACTGCCATTGGCCGAGGCGGTGCGCCAGGCCATTGCCCAGGCCGCCAGGGTGTATGTGCACCCCGAGGGGGCCGGCTGGTTTATCGAGCGGGGGGCCTTAGTGGTGAAGCCCGAAGAGGCCGAGTACTGGTTCAGCCTGCCGACCCAGCCGGCCCACCCCCGGCGGGTTTACATCGCCCTTTCGGAGAAGGCCCTGCGGGCTCTGGAGGCCGCGCCCGATCCGCTGGTGCAGGCGCTGGGCCGCCGGGTGGCTACAGCCTACCGCCTGGGGCTGGCGGCGCAGTTGGCGGAGAGCCTCGAGCGTTACTGGCAGGCTTTATGA
- a CDS encoding HD domain-containing protein: MRREFQLSNGGRQRLIGRWNALCSSLGLDPDQHFSVLDDLLIRYTEPQRYYHNLAHLDALLALLPAQPHLELAVWFHDAVYDPTRTDNEPQSARLAEQSLQRLGVAPALIQRVVGLILATQHHRSDDLETALFLDADLAILGAEARTYRAYARAIRLEYAWLPEALFKERRAMVIRQFLSRERIYQTAGFAGLEQPARNNLQGELAALVRPS, translated from the coding sequence ATGAGGCGTGAATTTCAGCTATCGAACGGGGGCCGCCAGCGGCTGATAGGTCGCTGGAATGCCCTGTGCAGCTCGCTTGGGCTTGATCCCGACCAGCATTTTTCCGTACTGGACGACCTGCTCATCCGGTATACCGAGCCCCAGCGGTACTACCACAACCTGGCCCACCTCGACGCCCTGCTAGCACTCCTGCCAGCCCAGCCGCACCTCGAGCTTGCGGTCTGGTTCCACGACGCGGTCTACGACCCCACCCGCACCGATAACGAGCCGCAAAGCGCCCGCCTGGCCGAACAAAGCCTCCAGCGCCTGGGGGTGGCCCCAGCGCTCATCCAGCGGGTGGTGGGCCTTATTCTTGCCACACAGCACCACCGCTCAGACGACCTCGAGACCGCGCTTTTTTTGGATGCAGATCTTGCCATCCTGGGGGCCGAGGCCCGAACCTATCGGGCCTATGCTCGAGCCATTCGGCTGGAGTACGCCTGGCTGCCAGAGGCCCTGTTCAAAGAGCGGCGGGCTATGGTGATTCGCCAGTTTCTCTCGCGTGAGCGCATCTATCAGACCGCGGGGTTTGCCGGGCTGGAGCAGCCCGCCCGCAACAACCTGCAAGGTGAGCTGGCAGCGCTGGTTCGGCCCTCATAA
- the cysC gene encoding adenylyl-sulfate kinase — translation MNILEKSSTISSIHTGYSAPASSKISKGQRRQPSLSPGVVIWFTGLSGAGKTTLARALEVLLYEAGYPVEHLDGDAVREHLSKGLGFSREDRDTNIRRIGYVANLLAKHGVLVLVSAISPYRSTREAVLAEAPRKLEVYVDAPLKVLIQRDVKGLYARALRGEIPHFTGISDPYEPPLNPDLHLRTDQMSLQECLSRLLAALAPFGVEEVPKR, via the coding sequence TTGAATATCTTGGAAAAGTCGAGCACCATCTCCTCAATCCACACAGGTTATTCCGCTCCAGCCAGCAGCAAGATATCCAAAGGGCAGCGCCGCCAACCATCCCTTTCGCCAGGGGTTGTAATCTGGTTCACCGGTCTTTCCGGCGCCGGTAAAACCACCCTGGCCCGGGCCCTCGAGGTGCTCCTGTACGAAGCCGGATACCCGGTGGAGCATCTCGATGGCGATGCGGTGCGGGAGCACTTATCGAAAGGCCTGGGTTTTAGCCGGGAAGACCGCGACACCAACATCCGCCGCATCGGCTATGTGGCCAACCTGCTGGCTAAACATGGGGTTCTGGTGCTGGTAAGCGCCATCAGCCCCTACCGTTCCACCCGTGAAGCCGTGCTGGCCGAAGCCCCCAGAAAGCTCGAGGTCTACGTGGACGCCCCCCTGAAGGTGCTGATTCAAAGGGACGTGAAGGGCCTGTACGCCCGGGCCCTGCGCGGTGAAATACCGCACTTTACCGGAATTTCAGACCCGTACGAGCCCCCTTTGAACCCCGACCTGCACCTGCGCACCGATCAGATGAGCCTGCAGGAGTGCCTCAGCCGCCTGCTGGCGGCCCTGGCCCCTTTTGGCGTTGAGGAGGTACCCAAACGGTGA
- a CDS encoding IS982 family transposase, whose amino-acid sequence MNWTVLVAFCIIDDLLKTLGHKDDPQSKTPASVVLTLWILAALAFAGKHKHALIYAKEQGLFSYIPSPSRFSRRLHSLAHWIPLLLSLSKTLWEQLSSVEHYILDTLPLPVCENIRAPRCCLAPARVYRGYIPSKRSYFHGLKLHLVCTDNQWISEVLLTPGATADVEGLYRLPLDLPQGSELYVDRGYTDYQAEDDLAMAEGIRLRTIRKGNSKRYHPPGQFIATVGRKIIESVGAALTELFPKRIHATTLQGFVLKVWGFIFAHNFRRLASIL is encoded by the coding sequence ATGAACTGGACTGTTCTAGTGGCCTTCTGCATTATAGACGATCTGCTCAAGACCCTCGGACACAAGGACGACCCCCAGAGCAAGACCCCCGCCAGCGTCGTCCTCACCCTCTGGATTCTGGCCGCCCTGGCTTTCGCTGGAAAGCACAAGCACGCCCTGATCTATGCCAAAGAGCAGGGTCTTTTCAGCTACATCCCCTCCCCCAGCCGCTTCAGCCGACGGCTGCACAGCCTGGCCCACTGGATACCGCTGCTATTGTCCCTGAGCAAGACTTTATGGGAGCAGCTAAGCTCAGTGGAGCACTACATCCTCGACACCTTACCCCTGCCGGTCTGTGAAAACATCCGCGCGCCCCGTTGCTGCCTGGCCCCAGCCCGCGTATACCGGGGCTACATTCCCAGCAAACGCAGCTACTTCCACGGACTCAAGCTCCACCTGGTCTGCACGGATAACCAGTGGATCAGCGAAGTTCTCCTCACCCCTGGCGCTACCGCGGACGTGGAGGGGTTGTATCGGCTGCCGCTGGACTTGCCGCAGGGAAGCGAGCTGTACGTGGATCGGGGGTACACCGACTATCAGGCCGAAGATGACCTGGCCATGGCTGAGGGCATCCGGCTGCGCACCATCCGCAAGGGGAACTCCAAGCGCTACCACCCACCCGGTCAGTTCATAGCCACCGTGGGCAGGAAGATTATCGAGTCGGTGGGTGCTGCCCTGACGGAACTATTCCCCAAGCGCATACATGCCACGACCCTCCAGGGCTTTGTGCTCAAGGTGTGGGGCTTCATCTTTGCCCACAACTTCAGGCGGCTGGCTAGTATTTTGTAG
- a CDS encoding phosphoadenylyl-sulfate reductase, whose product MIPEHWNPQTPPLEVIQWALEHYPDLIITSAFNLNGVVLLELAAQAGYTGEVVFVDTGYHFPETLETRDRLSARYTQMRFVTLSAGLPPDPWGQERFRSDPDGCCNARKVAPLRAYLSQKNPSALLNARSRDQASTRQGLDFLEPGQRLRINPLAYWHRAQLEAFAQKHQLFVNPLYWSGFLSIGCWPCTRAVRPGEEARAGRWSGRGKTECGLWQGEQAL is encoded by the coding sequence GTGATCCCTGAACACTGGAACCCCCAAACCCCGCCCCTCGAGGTCATCCAGTGGGCCCTGGAGCATTACCCCGACCTTATCATCACCAGCGCCTTCAACCTCAATGGGGTGGTGCTGCTCGAGCTGGCCGCACAGGCCGGCTATACCGGTGAGGTGGTGTTTGTAGACACCGGCTATCATTTCCCGGAGACCCTCGAGACCCGCGACCGTCTGTCGGCCCGTTATACGCAGATGCGCTTTGTAACCCTCAGCGCTGGGCTCCCGCCCGACCCCTGGGGACAGGAGCGCTTCCGCAGCGACCCCGACGGCTGCTGCAACGCGCGCAAAGTAGCCCCCCTACGCGCCTATCTCTCACAAAAGAATCCTTCGGCGCTGCTAAACGCCCGCAGCCGGGATCAGGCCTCCACCCGCCAAGGGCTGGATTTTCTCGAGCCCGGCCAGCGGTTGCGCATCAATCCGCTGGCCTACTGGCATCGCGCCCAGCTCGAGGCCTTTGCTCAAAAGCACCAACTTTTCGTTAACCCTCTGTACTGGTCGGGGTTTCTCAGCATCGGCTGCTGGCCCTGCACCCGCGCCGTGCGCCCCGGTGAGGAGGCCCGGGCTGGTCGCTGGTCAGGCCGGGGCAAAACCGAGTGCGGCCTGTGGCAGGGTGAACAAGCCTTGTAG
- a CDS encoding Na+/H+ antiporter subunit E — protein sequence MRAFVYNVVLTIFWMAVTEAFTLENFLVGFAISFLILLLARPLFDAPSRRYFTLAWKLPRFVLLMLWEIVLSSLRVAQAVLSPRLPIKPGIIAYPLEVKSDLEITLLANLITLTPGTLSLDVSSDRKVLYVHGMFVDDPQKVIESTHESLEKAVLEVTR from the coding sequence ATGAGGGCTTTTGTGTACAACGTGGTGCTGACCATCTTCTGGATGGCCGTGACCGAAGCCTTTACCCTCGAGAACTTTTTGGTGGGTTTTGCCATCAGCTTCCTGATTCTGCTGCTGGCCCGCCCACTCTTCGATGCCCCCTCGAGGCGCTACTTCACCCTGGCCTGGAAGCTGCCCCGCTTTGTACTTCTGATGCTGTGGGAGATCGTGCTCTCGAGCCTGCGGGTGGCCCAGGCGGTGCTCTCGCCCCGGCTGCCCATCAAGCCCGGCATCATCGCCTACCCGCTGGAGGTCAAGAGCGACCTCGAGATCACCCTGCTGGCCAACCTGATCACCCTCACGCCGGGCACCCTGAGCCTGGACGTCTCCTCCGACCGCAAGGTGCTCTATGTGCACGGGATGTTTGTGGACGACCCGCAAAAGGTGATCGAGTCCACCCACGAAAGCCTGGAAAAAGCCGTCCTGGAGGTAACCCGATGA
- a CDS encoding monovalent cation/H+ antiporter complex subunit F, protein MSFLEVMLLALMLTLPFALYRLVKGPTLPDRVVGLDLITTLSVALAALYALVSGQTAFLDVAIALALFAFLATLGLARYIEYRGHKGD, encoded by the coding sequence ATGAGTTTTCTGGAGGTCATGCTGCTGGCTTTGATGCTGACCCTGCCCTTCGCGCTGTACCGCCTGGTGAAGGGGCCGACCCTACCCGACCGGGTGGTGGGCCTCGATCTGATCACCACGCTCTCGGTGGCGCTGGCCGCCCTGTACGCCCTGGTAAGCGGCCAGACCGCTTTTTTGGATGTGGCCATCGCACTGGCTCTGTTTGCCTTTTTAGCCACGCTGGGGCTGGCCCGTTACATCGAGTACCGGGGCCACAAGGGGGACTGA
- the mnhG gene encoding monovalent cation/H(+) antiporter subunit G produces MLEWLVYILVLGGVFFLFIAAIGVVRMPDLYNRMHATSKAGTLGVGLILVAVAVFYQELSVAARALSTLAFIVLTAPVAAHALGRAAYLSGVKPSQDTYIDELAGHYQANHRLESVETEAKQRRFKQ; encoded by the coding sequence ATGCTTGAATGGCTGGTGTATATCCTGGTGCTGGGCGGGGTGTTCTTTCTGTTTATTGCGGCCATCGGGGTGGTGCGGATGCCCGATCTATACAACCGCATGCACGCCACCTCCAAAGCCGGCACCCTGGGGGTGGGCCTGATCCTGGTGGCGGTGGCAGTGTTTTATCAGGAACTCTCGGTGGCGGCCCGCGCGCTCTCGACCCTGGCTTTTATTGTTCTAACCGCACCGGTAGCCGCCCATGCCCTGGGCCGCGCGGCCTACCTCTCGGGGGTCAAGCCCAGCCAGGACACCTACATAGACGAGCTGGCCGGGCACTACCAGGCCAACCACAGGCTCGAGTCGGTGGAGACCGAGGCTAAGCAAAGAAGGTTCAAGCAGTAA
- a CDS encoding LapA family protein: MKVLSALAFAVVLGVAAVAWVLYALQPGLMIGTPWGLVHLSLLWVGAFGLGLVVMGLYVLTGWIRAQAVLRQRNLELRQARGELEALKKQHPEETPVIPDRTA, from the coding sequence ATGAAAGTTCTGAGTGCGCTGGCCTTCGCGGTGGTGCTGGGGGTAGCCGCGGTGGCCTGGGTTCTGTATGCGCTGCAGCCTGGGTTGATGATCGGCACGCCCTGGGGCCTGGTTCACCTGAGCCTGTTGTGGGTGGGGGCTTTTGGGCTGGGTCTGGTGGTGATGGGCCTATACGTCTTGACCGGCTGGATAAGGGCCCAGGCCGTCTTGCGCCAGCGCAACCTGGAATTGCGCCAGGCCAGGGGTGAGCTCGAGGCCCTCAAAAAACAACACCCCGAAGAAACCCCGGTCATCCCGGATCGGACAGCTTGA